A portion of the Adhaeribacter radiodurans genome contains these proteins:
- a CDS encoding FG-GAP and VCBS repeat-containing protein gives MFIIFLLFEVWLQGLINTPPAPRFEAQVLDKNISIGYGLAIGDVDGDRKPDILLADQKQFVWYRNGDWKRFVLAENLTERDNVCIAARDLDGDGKVEIAVGAQWNPGETSDTIQSGAVFYLIRPQDPTQPWESVRLPHEPTVHRMRWVKKANGASYLVVVPLHGRGNKNGEGQGVKIQAYQLPGNPRQTWPLFTLDNTLHLTHNLDVAETKANSRPDLYVASKEGVRFLSGFNPKQATSQTQKITGVEQATGEVRLGKHRGNSKFLATIEPMHGTTVAVYWLDKTATRQVLDENVKEGHALAAADFLGLGYDQVAAGWRNPNAENKVGIKLYVPGNQTNQPWQHYWIDENDMATEDLQVHDLNADGKPDIIAAGRATKNLKIYWNKS, from the coding sequence ATGTTCATCATTTTCTTATTATTCGAGGTATGGCTGCAGGGATTAATTAACACTCCTCCTGCTCCTCGGTTTGAAGCCCAGGTATTAGATAAAAACATCAGCATTGGCTATGGTTTGGCCATTGGCGATGTAGACGGCGACCGAAAACCAGACATATTACTAGCCGACCAAAAGCAATTTGTTTGGTACCGCAACGGCGACTGGAAACGGTTTGTACTGGCCGAAAATTTAACCGAACGCGATAATGTATGCATTGCGGCCCGCGACCTGGACGGAGATGGCAAAGTAGAGATTGCCGTGGGAGCCCAATGGAACCCCGGCGAAACTTCTGACACTATCCAATCAGGAGCTGTTTTTTATCTAATTCGTCCGCAAGATCCTACGCAGCCTTGGGAATCCGTGCGTTTACCCCACGAACCAACCGTACACCGCATGCGCTGGGTAAAAAAGGCAAATGGCGCTTCGTACCTGGTGGTAGTACCGTTGCATGGCCGCGGCAATAAAAACGGAGAAGGACAGGGCGTAAAAATCCAAGCGTACCAGCTACCAGGTAATCCCCGCCAAACTTGGCCGCTTTTTACCCTCGATAATACCCTACACCTGACGCATAACCTGGACGTAGCCGAAACCAAAGCTAATTCCCGCCCTGACTTGTACGTTGCCAGCAAAGAAGGCGTGCGATTCCTTTCCGGCTTTAACCCGAAGCAAGCTACCAGCCAGACTCAAAAAATTACCGGCGTAGAACAAGCTACCGGAGAGGTACGCTTAGGTAAACACCGGGGTAATTCCAAATTTCTGGCTACCATTGAACCCATGCACGGCACTACTGTAGCCGTGTACTGGCTCGATAAAACGGCTACCCGACAGGTACTAGACGAAAATGTTAAAGAAGGTCACGCTTTAGCCGCCGCTGATTTTTTAGGATTAGGGTACGACCAGGTAGCTGCGGGTTGGCGTAATCCTAACGCAGAAAATAAAGTGGGGATTAAACTTTACGTACCGGGCAATCAAACGAACCAGCCCTGGCAGCATTACTGGATTGATGAAAATGATATGGCTACCGAAGACCTCCAGGTACACGATTTAAACGCCGATGGTAAACCAGATATAATTGCCGCTGGCCGAGCAACGAAAAACTTAAAAATTTACTGGAACAAATCGTAA
- a CDS encoding DUF4468 domain-containing protein — MNRIDLIKLLWLVLLLFPGGLFAQVLPQDKTTGKFYYSEEVLVKDGPQMDLYHRAKTWFNLAGQNKKTINLDDSKNGMLAGDILTELAVVADNQKQKFKLKYTVNLQLSDDRYWLSLNNFQLQKIVSLNQNRSTKELIVNSQPLEVWLNGKEKVNSKVQIPAIKQKLEKAVYKSIFTQMEDLNAHML, encoded by the coding sequence ATGAATAGAATTGATTTAATAAAGCTTTTATGGTTAGTTCTTTTGCTTTTTCCGGGTGGTTTATTCGCGCAAGTTTTGCCCCAGGATAAAACAACCGGAAAATTCTATTACTCCGAAGAAGTTCTGGTGAAAGATGGTCCGCAAATGGATTTATACCACCGGGCTAAAACTTGGTTTAACCTGGCTGGTCAGAATAAAAAAACAATAAACCTAGACGACAGCAAAAATGGCATGTTGGCAGGAGATATTTTAACGGAACTTGCGGTGGTGGCCGACAATCAAAAGCAAAAGTTTAAACTAAAATATACGGTAAACCTGCAATTAAGCGATGATCGCTACTGGCTGAGTTTAAATAATTTTCAATTGCAAAAAATAGTTTCACTAAACCAAAACCGTTCAACAAAAGAGTTGATAGTAAACTCCCAACCTTTAGAAGTATGGCTAAACGGCAAAGAAAAAGTAAATTCTAAAGTGCAAATACCAGCTATTAAGCAAAAACTAGAAAAAGCCGTTTATAAAAGTATATTTACCCAGATGGAAGATTTAAACGCCCACATGCTTTAG